The genomic window CTAGTGGAAGGCTGGCTGGTAGGAAGGTGTTTGTTGAAATCCCTAAGAAGAAGTACACAAGGAGACTCAGAGAACAGCAAAAAAATGCTGCAGATGATATTGGAGAGAACAAATCCccagaagaccaaagcatacttgATGTGGAGATGGTGATAGAGCCAGTGACAAAAAATGTGGAGCCAAAGAATGAGGAATGTGATGCCAGCTTTGAGTTAgaggaagctttaaaaaaagcTGATGAAGAAGATGATAAGAAAAAGAGCAATTTTAAGTGCACCACCTGTGAAAAAGAGTTTCTCTATGAGAAGAGTTTCCTGAAACATATCAAACATAACCATGGCATTGCTGCTGAAATAATTTATCGCTGTGATACCTGCAGCCAAACATTTGCAAACCGATGTAATTTGAAGAGCCATCAACGACATGTTCATAGCAGTGAACGCCATTTTCCCTGTGAACTCtgtggaaaaaaattcaaaagaaagaaagatgttaAAAGGCATATTCTTCAGGTTCATGAAGGTGGTGGGGAGCGCCATCAGTGCCAGCAGTGTGGCAAGGGCTTGAGCTCCAAAACAGCTCTGAGGCTTCATGAACGAACTCATACAGGGGACAAGCCATATGGGTGCACTGAATGCGAAGCAAAGTTTTCTCAGCCTTCTGCACTGAAAACACATATGAGGTATGAATAGTTTTCACTGTACTTGCGGAAAAGTTTAGGAGGTAGATACTGAGACAACACTTTGGGACATCAGAAGGAAGCATCCTTATAAAatgcaatattttttatttccagaTAGTGTTTTTATGCTTGAAGAAAGCAAGGCTGAACTCTTACTTTGgccagaggttttttttttgtttgtttgttttttgcctatTTGAATTAAGGCCCTTTAGAGCCTGAAAGAAtgtttaatttgtggtttttggATTTGAGAATCTGTGAGGTATACCTTTTCTTTGCCTAGAAATTGCAGGAAGTAACTGTCATTTCCACAAGCTTAATGTAAAGCAGAACTATTTAATCTAGGatccataaatttttaaaaaatattttgataaaattttcaatgtaattggtttccttcgtaatcttatatattttattgtatgcatttaaaaacattctgaaaaaggGGTTCATTGACTTAACCAAACTGCCAGAATGGTTCATGACGCAAATAAGGTTAAGAACTTCTCCTGATCTGTTTAAACTTAGACTGTCATCTCccatctgacctggaaaacttATCAGTGTTGAGAGAGACTATAGGGTATAGGAGAAGGCATGTATAATTCTCAGAACACTTGTCCATAACCCTACAGTGCATAACTAGAAGATCCATAGTGTCTTAAAAAGGGCTGTTCTTCCAATACATTTTCTGAGGGGGAGTTGGAGCTTATTCTTATTCTATAATTATTAACTGGAATCAAGGGTTAGGGACTGCATTAGGGCTCCTCAGCCACCAGGAGGCCCCAGTCAAGATAGCTGATAAGGAGAGTACACTTATGCATTAATTcctcttttgaattttaaaaatactcttaGGTCAGTGCCTGTCACTTAGgaagtaattaataaatacttgttgcttaCTTAATTATGCAATCTCTAGAACTGGGAGGGAGAATGggatagatttttgttttttgagtatCATATAATTGACTTTGGCTTaacaaattttaataaatttcacTAGCAGTCTAAGCATTTCTTTTAGATGATCTGGAGTTTTTCCTAATTCCTCATATCCAAAGATAAGTCAGTGACCCACAAAGCCCTTTGTAATTAATCCTGTTTCCATAAATCTACCTCTGAGGCAGAaagaatttgacttttaaagtcagTAGGATAGGAAATACTGTCATCTCAGCCTTTTGAGGTAGGGAGGTAGCAGGAGGCAGAAGTATAGTGGTCAGAATCTCATAATGCATACATATTTGCTTTCTAATATTAGGTTTCTATATCCTTTTatggtcattttcccatttttgatTGGTGCTATAGCACATAAAAATGAGGCACTCTCATAAATTTCTTAAAAGTGAGAAAATATGTGACAGTTTATCAAAAAATGGTTCCTTAGAAAATGAATACTATCCTATTTTTTTTGAGAATTAGAAATCTTATggcatattatatataaagaattattttaaaaaatgattccttAGAAATTTATGGTTAATTATACTACATGGGGATTTTTAAGGAGTATAACCTGAGATAGTGGTATTCGTTTTCCAATttataaaagtttattaaaactTTTCTAAACTAGAAATATGAAGATGTGGTCTCTTTAGAGATGTCTTTTAAGATGAATCTGCAGATATAAATGAAAATTCATAGAATAATGTTCATAAAATTATCAGATAATCATTTTAGTATCTGAGATTTTGTTGTGTGATGATACCTTCATTTACTTTGAACTTTTCATTAGTCTGCTAAAGATGGCTTTGAAcaagattaatttattttaagaagaTTGGAATGGGGGGCACTTTAGTTGGAGAGAGACAGGCATGAACTTTGAAGTAAAAAGCATTCTGAACTATGCTGGAATGTTGTAATTTCAGAATTCATACTGGTGAAAAACCTTTTGTCTGTGATGAATGTGGTGCAAGATTCACTCAAAACCACATGCTGATATATCATAAAAGGTGTCATACAGGTAAGTGTGCTGTTGTCATACATGTAAGAGAAAAAGTGACAGAATCACTGAATGCTgcaactgagaaagaatttagaaatgTACAGTACATCCCTTAGATGTACAGATGGCCAAATAGGGCCAAAAGAATTGCATGAATTGCCTAAAATTGTACAGATTAGcaccaagattcaaacccaggtcttctgatttcaagtaTTCTTTCCGTCATGCTGCAACTGTCTTACATCTTGCTGATTTAACGCTAGTTCCAAGTAATTCAGAACTTTTTCCAGGCAATGTGAATACAAAATAGAGAATTTAAGAAACTTAAAAAATTACTCCAGTGATGATCTATGAAATGGTTCATTTCCTTGCTTGTAAAGTTATCTCTACAAGTCTTGTATAAACtgaagtaaaaattaaattaaaagaaagataGCTGAGATGTCTATTGACATAATATTCAGAGTTTGTAAAAACAAGTAACATGATTTCTCTACATGCTAATTTCGCAGCAAGATTCCCTAGTTAAAAGTGTCAAAAGTTCAGTTAAACACAGCTTAGAGGTGGGAAATGGGGCATGAAGAAGGGAAGCGGTATGTGGATAACATTGTTTTGTCAGAAAGACTTAACTGCCAGTGTACATGTTCagatttaatttatattttaatgacaGTTATACCTTTAAAAGACATATCTCCTTTAATAGACATGTTAGTTTTGTATTGTTTTGGAATTCATTTGCTTTATGCTATCTCAAGTCTTTTCTTGGCTGTAAAATGATTTGAGTTGAAGGATAAACTCCATgttctaagtatttttttttttatgtatagCTCCCTTTACTTGGgaattatataataaattcaacatgtttgcatattccttctttcagctttccttctgttcccaataaattcctaaaatattttatgtattctgAAATTATTTGTGatggaatttttctattttttccagctaagttttgttgataatatacaGAAATTCAAATGGttatgttttaaaaacatttctatccctcttttttttttgagtgatgtGTGGAGGCAGCCCTGTCTTTAGCTCCTCACTCCCTCTGTCCCATTCCTATCCCTCAAactgaagaataaaagaaaatttccttctctcttcttccccatctccacgttttccttccttctttcctctcttttaaaatttattacacTTTCATTAACATATAAACCAATATAAATATCTTAAACTAAAATAATGTCACATATATAATTCTAAGgcaataaatataaaaatcacTAGCCTTTGAGATTTgcgaagtgctttacatatgtattatcatttgatcctctctgTAACAGTGAGATAAGTGCCAATAGatcctcctttttacagatgaggaaacagcttAAGTGACTCGGGTCAGTCATACCAATTGCAGGTTTCtgaaagagaatttgaactcgggtctttcggACTCCAcatctatccattgtaccacctagcttcctcataATAATATGTTGGTtgaactttttttgttgttaatttttaAGGTTTCTTAAAATACTGTGTCTTTGACACTGCTACATATAATTCTTTTAGAACTACTCTTTTGCTTAATCTGCCTCTCCCTTTTGCCTGCCCTTGAGAAGGGGGGGACCCTCAATAGATAAttgcaaaacaaatctccccattttttccatgtctgaaaatgtatgccttTTGTATTTTAAGTTCAGAACTTTCTGGCCAGAGAAGGGTGGtgtgtttcttcttcatttttttggacTTAAAGTTTATCGTTGTGCTAATCAGAGTCCTAAAAACGTCTTCTATACTTGTTTTTTGTATAATGTTTTGTATagattgttttcctagttcttctTACTTTATATTCATAGTTTCCTCTTAAACTgtacatttcatcatttcttttaacacttgatatttcattttattcatataatacaaataattttagccattcccaaatagGACACTTCCTTAGTTTCCATTTTAGAGCCACCAAAAAggtcctttaaatatttttgtacatgtaggtctttttcctcattctttgatttccttgaagTATAGATCTGGTAGTGCTATTTCTGAGTCAGAGAGGTATGTATAGTATAGTAGATTTATGGGCACAGTTCCAAGTTACTTTCTGGAAGATCTATACCatttcacagatccaccaacattACCCCTccaatgtttttcattttcctcttttgtcttgCCATCTTTGTCAGTCCACTAGCTTTAAGGTGGAATCTTAAAGTtgcttttaatttgtatttctgtaatcattagtgatttagagcactttttcagaGTGTTGTTAATagcttgtatttctttctttgaaaattgctTGACTGTCTGTTGGAGAATGACTCTTAAGTCTTACATGTTTGAACCCGTTCTTTGTATATATTGAATGTTTTATCAAATAAACTTACTGCAAGTAATTTTTCCTAgttacctgtttgcctcaattttagTTACATTGGTCTTATTTGTGGAAAAAAActtacataatcaaaattgtccatcttaCTTGAGCCTCTTGCTTAGTTAGTTATGAACTCtccccttatccatagatctgaaaggaaaTTTCTTCCTTACTCCTCTGATTTGTTGATATTGTGACCTTTTTATATATCCACTTGTAATTTATTTTAGTATATATAGTATGAGGTGTTGTCTAAGCCTGATTTTTGCCAGATTTTGCTGTCAAGTGTTTTCAGCACTTACCTGTTAATAAAGTAGATCAAATGGCTACCTAAGGTCAAAAGAATATAAGCATGGAATAAAGAACAAAACTGAGCAGGTGAGAAAAATAATACAGTTGGTTACAGATTGGACAGCATCATAAGGGTGAGGACAACATGATTGATTATATTAAGAAGGGTAGGTTAGCAAACCTACCTTTCTGCCCTGGAGGGATCCTTGATTGATTTATGGGACCCACCTGCATCCTGAGGCAATTGATAGTGGACAAGGGATGGAGATAGAATCCTCCTTAGTTGTACAGGCAAGGATGGACAGTATATCTCTTACAGTTTGCTTTAGTGCTTAAAGATAACACCAGATGTCTTGGTATTTTCCTAGGAGCTGAAGGTACGGTAGGTAACAGTTCTTCCCATTAATTATAGCTTCAAACTAATTTGGAGGGAAGCTTAACTGTTGtgactaagaaatgttcattgtttaaGACCACTTTCATGGTTAGAGATAGTGGACCAGACTCTCTGGTGTCTACCTGCATCCCTCAAGGATAGCAGATTTCTTTGAGGCAAGAATAAAACGGTGATTAGTAGAAGAACTGAATTTTAAAACTTAGATCACTAGAGGCAAGCTGAATTTCTGAACTGAGTTCTGAGACAGAACCATGACTTAGGCAATTACTGGACAAAATCAGTTGTAAATAGGATCAActaaaaaatttacatgaaatcAATTTCTtatgtcattttcctgttctgtcatctTGACCAGTCTCATGGGTGTGAAATGGAACTTCAAGgttattttaattcctttaattcCCATTTccctaattagtagtgatttggagcattttttccaaTGTGGCTTTTGATTTTTAGggttattttctttgaaaactccttgttcttatcttttgatcatttatcagttggagaaaagcttttgtttttataagtttgaatcagttccttatatttATCTTGAATAtgatacctttatcagagaaattagcTCCAAAGATATGTTCTCACTTATTTTTATGTAATGTgatgtaataaaataaattttatataatctaaAAATGCctattttatctcctttgattcttctTATCATTTGTTTGGtaatgaatttttcttctatccaCAGTTGAGAAGCTCTTCCTTGCTCCTTTTATTTGCTTAACATACTATTTTTTATGAattatatggtatgagatgtacTATTCCTGACCTCTTTCAAATTGCCTTCCACGTTTCTCATACGTTTATGTCAAATAGCGAGTTCTTACCTCAGCATttggggtctttggatttatcaaaacatggaattataatttttgtttgcttctgtaAATTGTATGTTGAATTTTGTTCTTTTGAGAGACCTTTTTATTTAAGCATCACcaaatatagttttgatgattactgctttgtagtataatttgagatttggtattGCTAAgttcccttccttcccatttttttaaattattgtttctcttgagatttttgactttttgtttcttcagatgaattttgttgttattgcccCTAAGTCTGGTAATCCTCTGGTGGTTTGATGGATATAGCAAAATGAGTAATTTGggcagtattttcatttttattatattgtcttggcCTATCCACCAGCAATTAATAATATATCTCCggttgttttcttctctgttcaCTTATGTCAACACAGACAAGTGTGTCTTGggaaattcccaaatattttatatattctgaaGTTATTTGTGATggaatttttctgtctttctctggctagattttgttgttattatatggaaatgcaggcttttttgtggatttattttatatctttcaacTTTGTTGAAATATTTATTCCATTTACTTTTTTAGTTTACAGATATTCTGGGTTCTTAATATAGAagatatcatttgcaaaaagtgacttttttatgcttctattgatttttttctttttatattactgTAGCTTGTGTTTCTAGAACCATATGAAATGATAGGGTCATAATGGATGAAAGGATGAATACATTAATCATTCACCAGAATGCCCTGAGAAGAAAACAGATATTTTAACACATTATTTATGTGGAATAGTGTTGCTTTCATGAGTACACACAGTGCAGGATGACTAAAGTGATCTTTATCTTGGACAttcccctacccccccccccccccttttttaaagaattgctGTTTACATATGCTTTGCAGCAATCTTCCTCTTTCCAAATCCATTTTTATGTTTCTGATAAAGATCCATAGCCATTCTTGATTGGGAATAATCAAACAACTCATTATGAAaagtttataattcttttttaaattaaattgattttttttcttacattttaagttctgaactgtctcccttcccaccccacactagaaaaggccaccatttgacacacatttgagagagagagagagagcgtgtgtgtgtgtgtgtgtgttcatgttcATTCTTTGTCTGAAGGGATAGCAttccttcataggttctttgtagTTGAATTACTTTACTAGTTGTCTTATGTCCTTCCATGCTGTTTTTCTCACTGctaatccttttcttcctcccttttttcactATCCCTTCTCAGATGTCTaatttacttctgaccactgtctCCTTAATCTATACCCCTTCTAATAAttcctcccttattctctccttttatccttctGTTTTTTAATCTGCACATTCTTCTAAGAtcaatcccccccccccatcctatGCTCTTGCCCTCCCATTTCTAGGTTAATTAAGAAGACCTTTATAtccttctagatgtatatgttattccctcttaaacccaattctaatgaaaataagattctagcaCTACCAGCCCTCTATCCTCTCAAACCCTCTACTGTAACATTTCTTCCATTGTTCCATTTTACCTCCTCCTAGCAATTTTTATCTTTTAGAATAATCCCATCATACTGAACTCAACCCTAaaccttctatctatgtataatCTAACTACCCTagtaatgataacattcttaagagttacagataatgttttatcatataaaaaaatagtttgaccttattaaatcccttataattaatttttcatgtttatcttatgtttcttctgattcttgtaggtcagattttctattcagttctggtcttttcctcaagaatacctgaaagttttttaattcattaaaaacacatttttttcccttgaagaattacactcagctttgctaggtaagttattcttggttgcaaacccagctcctttgctctttggaatatcatgttccatgcccTCAAGTCTGTTAATGctgttaaattttgtgttatGCTGACTCTTGCCCCACAGAATTTAAATGGtgtctttctagttgcttgtagtatttctccttgacctgggagctttgtAATATTCttatgagttttcattttggaatttttctttcagGTGGCgattagtgatttttttcaatttctgttttaccctctagttctaaaacttCAGGGCAACTTCCCTTAATTTCTTGtagtgtctagactcttttttatcGTAACTTTCGAGTAGTCTAACAATGTTATTATATTATAACATTGTTATGTTATAGCATTGTTCtagcataacacaagatttaacagcatTAACAGACTTGAgggcatggaacatgatattccaaagagcaaaggagctgggtttgcaaccaagaataacttacccagcaaagctgagtgtaatttttcaaggaaaagaatgtgtttttaatgaattaaaagactttcaggtattcttgaggaaaagaccagaactgaatagaaaatctgacctataagaatcagaagaaacataagataaacatgaaaaattaattataagggatttaataaggtcaAACTATTTCttatatgataaaatattatctgtaactcttaagaatgCTTGTAGAATCTTGAATTAGGTATGAGTAACTCTTATATTCTAACCTTACCAAGCATTGGCTCAGTTGCTTCTagttattttattgaatgatatAGATTATTAACAGTGTTGATTGACCAAAATACATGTTGGTATTGAgatcatttgtttctttctgccttatGTATGTTAGTAGAAGTTTTTGTTTAAATCtgttttcatatttcatttaGGGGAAAGGCCTTTTATGTGTGAAACATGTGGCAAAAGTTTTGCTTCTAAGGAGTATTTGAAACATCACAATCGGATTCACACAGGATCCAAACCCTTTAAATGTGAAGTTTGCTTCAGGACATTTGCACAGAGGAATTCACTTTACCAGCATATTAAAGTCCATACAGGTATGACTTGAACTATGTAGAGAAGGGAATTGTTTTATAAGAAAAGTATCCTTAGTTTACAAATAGGTTATATGCCAAAATGTGCATGTAAATCTTGTGTTTTGTACCTTGGAAAATTTTTTCCCACAGAAAACTGTTCTTTATTGTGGCATGGTTCTCAGTCTAGTTGCCAATCTGCTTGTGAAGTACCAAAAGCATAGTATTGTACTAAAATGTAACCGCCAGATGTGATCACTTTGGGGGGTGGAGGTCCATTTAGAACTCAGGGCTTCAAGcacacttcttttctttctccttcagtaGGGGCAGACATTCCCTTTCCTTTAGCCTTTCTTATCTTCTAGAACCAGTTCAAGGCTCAGTTTAAGGTTGTGGGAGGGCAGGAATGGTAAGTCCTCAAAGATTGTGAAGAGTGGAATTTTTTGCAGTTGGTGGTGGGAGACTAGATCCTAAAACACATTATCATCTCTAGAGAAAAAGAGGAGTTCCTATGGCCTTATAAATAACTCCCAGCGTGAAAGCTCCCTCCACCTATTATAGATCAGCAACTCATCAGAAACTGAAAGTCTTCAAGTGTTGCTTGCTGACACTGAGAGATTGTGGTTTTGGtcagactcacacagctagtataaaACATAGACAGGACTTTAACATGTCTTCCTGACACAAATGCTGTTTTACATTTAATATGTCCTAGCTTCTGGTGTGGCTGGAAATGGAATAATCAGTCAGAgtagtaattaattcagtctggAGATAGGAAGTTAGACATCTCTTTCTAGGCATCATGATGAGAGACTTTGTACCCTTTTGTGTTAAAGGTTTTTACCAACTATCAAAATGtgtgaaattttttttgagtAGGCATAGGCATATGAATAGGAAGATGTTAAATGTTATGATTTGTGTTCCAAGTTATACATTTTTCTACCTATCATTTGTCTGTCTGCCTATGCTTCCATCCATCAGTCTATCTAGCGTTTGGTCCTGTGATTTTACCAGGCACCACCCTGATGAGTAACtgcctctaccagtgcagattggCATAGAGTTCTAGGGTGTTGCCTagagctctgagaggttaagtgacttccccagactcacacagccagtatgggtGAGAGGGGTaggatttaaatttaaaaattaaattaaaaaactatCAAATAATGGGTTTTTTTGCTACATATATGAACATCCATGGTATAGTGAAGAGCTGACCTTGGGCCTCTACAAGATAGGTTCCTCTGCTGCAGACTTCAACAGTAATTTGGTTGCCTGCAGGTGGGCTACCCTCTGGCATTTGTGGCCTTGATTCAAGATGTTTGGCataattttatttagaaattaaaTTGGAATTGATGAAAGTCCTGTCTTTATTCCTTCACTTCTGCAGTCCCATAGCATGTTTTCATTCTATTCATCTACCATCACCATATTTTATTTGCTATAGGTTTAGAAGATAACTGCAAATTAGGTGTAAACTTTTCCCTTCTTTGCTCTCCCTCACCTTGAACTAGAATGCAGGCTTTCTGAGGTCTAGCCTGAACTCACACCTTTCTGACCAAAATTACTTGGACCTCAGAGCTTGAAACTTTTGTGACTGAGGAGGCAAACACAAATAGGTTGCTCTCActtgccttttctctctcctaatAGTGGAGAACATCATAATTTGAAAAGAGTCCTTTCAGAGTGTGATTAGATTAGTAAATTGTGTCTGTATTTGACAGTAAAGACCTTGACAATACATAGTATTTCTTTTTCAGGTGAACGTCCATATTGTTGTGATCAATGTGGTAAGCAGTTCACACAGCTTAATGCTTTGCAGCGTCATCATCGGATCCACACAGGAGAGAAGCCATTCATGTGCAATGCATGTGGACGGACATTCACAGACAAGTCCACTCTACGACGGCACACTTCAGTAAGTAGGAATATGTGATTTACATGGTCCCTTTCACCTGTTCCCTTCCCCccttaaatgtattttttcagtTCAGTGAGCCAGtgcattataattataattaaaattgtaTAATTTTGTAAGTTCTATTAGCTACTGGACAGTCTTTTTCAgttctctaattttttaaagaggaataaTAGTGGTGTGATAACTTCAAGACCAAGAATTGATCCAGTAAAAGCTGCATTccagaaatgaaaactgaaagaaaaaaatatatacataaaagcaTATTGAAATATTGGcctatttgagctcaggtttctCTAAAAGCATGTAAATGGGCTATTGCACTGAAATGTGGGGAAATTTAAAATAGTAAACATCAGAAATTAGTGTAAAAGCATGAAAAATTCTTAAAATCCTGAAACATTTAAAGCAAAAACAACTTACTGTAAAGAGTTTTTAAGTTGCTCAAATATATTTAATGCAGTTTCATGGAATATATAACAACTCTCAGATTCCTCTGTAAACATAGGGTCCCATACCCTTACTTGTCAGTTCTCttcccaaaggaatgtaaattttgatcactgaaacctagcaagatatcttgggatttacagcctagatttctttcttaaggatggtgccttaaacccaaatcactcaggCTTACATTGAATGGCCAACagtaggtcccaggccaagcctcatttggtcattgtttggccatgattggctcagagtaaatgtaaaggagcaattgtttctgttttgactagAAACTCTGAGAGGCTATcctctcccagattgatttttttttttcagtaggtaacaaaggccattctctgcctcatttcttacctaaccttaatcactgattGGGAGTTACTTCAAACTGAAACCTGTTGAAGACTAGCTAAAAAAGACCCGAGTCTTCCACTGCATTCAGAGCCATCTatagtcatcctgatttatatcttgccactggacccaggtagcctggaaggagaaagtgaggctggtgactttacacagccctccctcacttcagtccaattcacttgcatgtcacagtattacctccctgatgtcatgatcctcatCTAGAAGAAAGCATAAACAACATTCCTCTGCATTTCtcatttatatttcaaataaGAGTCTTAGCaactagccaaaaaaaaaaaaaaagggcgtTTTGAAGTTCTGTAACCTTCTACCCTATTTTGATCAAAAAGTTCTGCCTCAGGAACATTCTGTTCAGATTAAATGTAACAGTTATTTCTCATCAAGCCAGGGGATGTTAGTATTAAGAGCTTTTGGAAAGAAGTAGTATCTTGCCAGTTTTCCCTCATCCATGGCTCCCACATGTGATAGCAGTGAAATAAACAGATTCTTTCCCCTCTGTCTCCCCTCCAAATCCCTTCTCCAATTGCATACTAGTCTTTCATTCTGTTCATCTATTTTCAACATGTCATGTTGGCTATAGAATATATATCCATTCTTGGAATTAGTGCAgacatctcccttctcttccctgccCCACATTTGGACCAGTAGAGTAGTTTTTCTTTATATAGTATTAAGCAAAGTATATTATGTGACTagtcatttaaaagtttttttttagttaaattttattgttttcaagtaacaagcat from Notamacropus eugenii isolate mMacEug1 chromosome 1, mMacEug1.pri_v2, whole genome shotgun sequence includes these protein-coding regions:
- the GZF1 gene encoding GDNF-inducible zinc finger protein 1 — its product is MESGAVLLQSKSSPINLLNEMHQLRLLGHLCDVTVSVEYQGVREEFVAHKAVLAATSKFFKEMFLNETTMDGTRTNVYLNEVQVVDFASFLEFVYTAKVQVEEDRVQRMLEMAEKLKCLDLSETCFQLKKQMLESVLLELQNFSESQEPGENNNSQTNDAVLDSKSSIMVEVPNADSLSDSSDYPVERNSNGLVSQTPLRKSKEKVDKKKEVMKPPYPKIRRASGRLAGRKVFVEIPKKKYTRRLREQQKNAADDIGENKSPEDQSILDVEMVIEPVTKNVEPKNEECDASFELEEALKKADEEDDKKKSNFKCTTCEKEFLYEKSFLKHIKHNHGIAAEIIYRCDTCSQTFANRCNLKSHQRHVHSSERHFPCELCGKKFKRKKDVKRHILQVHEGGGERHQCQQCGKGLSSKTALRLHERTHTGDKPYGCTECEAKFSQPSALKTHMRIHTGEKPFVCDECGARFTQNHMLIYHKRCHTGERPFMCETCGKSFASKEYLKHHNRIHTGSKPFKCEVCFRTFAQRNSLYQHIKVHTGERPYCCDQCGKQFTQLNALQRHHRIHTGEKPFMCNACGRTFTDKSTLRRHTSIHDKNTPWKSFLVIVEGSPKNEDSHKTEQMDEDYPSPKISEKLLSFAENGHFQNLTAVQGALTALHESSPTTDLDCKSDDPVVPQEALIATTLSDLTVLHTQTDSIQPSLHALSNIE